The genomic window GCGGTGACGTCAACGGATCCGAGTGCGCTGAAATAAGCCTGGAACTCAGGGGCGACAGACAGTGCGACCTTGACGGGGTTGTCAGTCCTGGCATTGCAGCCGTCACCTGCGTTCGGGCCCCCGCCTTCGACGGCTTTTGTCTCCGGAGTCAGAATGAAGTTAGGCGAGCCAGCCTGACCGGCGTACTTATCAACGGTACCACCGATCACGAGTTCGCCGGGCTCCGAAACAGGCGTCACGACATCCTGCGCTTTGAGCGTCGGACTCTTGGTGCTTGCAGGCCTTGCACCCGGTGTGGGCGCCTGGCTGCACGCGGCGAGGCTGAGTAGGGCGATCAGGTTGACCAGGGAGTGTCGGACGTTCATGCGTGTCCTCCTCTGGGGCGGTCTCACCACTCGCTCGTTCTGCCCGAGGTGACCGGATTACAGGGCAGAAGTCATAGCGTCCCAATGCAACGCGGCGGGGCGTCGTGGGTGGCGTTGTGCTGACGGGTTGCTTGATAAAGAGTAATTCAAGAGGAAATAGTGTGAGGCGTGTTTGCGGCTCATGAGACCCGTTCCACCCGTTCAGGGGTGGGGGCATGGGGGGGTCGACTGGTGGCTTGCCAGGGAAACCCTACACTGCCGGTCATGGCGATGCGCGTGGTGTTCCCGGCGGATTATTTCCAGGTGCGGCGGCCTGATGAGGCGTTCGCGGATCAGGCAGCAGCCTTCGCGGCGCGCGGCTGGAATGTGTCCGCGCTGGATGAGCAGGGAATGTTCCGGCCTGCCCTGCTGCCCGGTGAGACGGTGCTCTACCGGGGCTGGATGCTGGACAGCGCGGGCTACCGGGCGTTCGTGGACGCTGTTGAGGGGGCGGGCGCGCGGGTGCTGACGTCGCTGGACGCGTACCTGGCGGCGCATCACCTGCCGCGCTGGGCGCCCCTGCTGGCAGACGTCACGCCGAAGACGATGTGTTTCACGGATCTGAGTGATTTGCCGGAGCAGCTGGCCGCGCTGGGGTGGGACGGGTTCTTCGTGAAGGATTTCGTGAAGTCCCTGAAGACCGGGCCGGGCAGCCGGATCACGCGGCCCGGGCAGATCGGGGAGCTGCTGGAACGGATGGCGCAGTTCCGGGGTCAGATTGAGGGCGGCGTGTGCGTACGCCGCGTGGAGGAGCTGGATCCGGCATCGGAGGAGCGGTTCTTTGTACGTGAGGGGCAAACGTTCCGCGCGGATGGTTCGGCAGTCCCGGAGGTGGTGCGTGTGGTGGCGGGGCGCGTGCCGTCGCCTTTCTTCTCAGTGGATGTGGCGCGGCGGGCGGACGGGGCCTGCGGGTGGTGGAAGTCGGGGACGGGCAAGTGTCGGACTTGGTGGGCTGGACGCCCGAGCAGTTCATGGCCGTCTGGGATGGTGGGCCGGGCTGATCAGCGTGGCAGGGTGCCGGCCCTCGAAGGGTTCTGCATGCTCTGCTGAGCAAGCGCCCATAAATCCGGGTAAGAAAACAGGTGCTTTTCCCTGAGCGTTAGGCAGCGCGTGGCGGTCAGGTCGGGTTCCTGCGTGGCGCAGCGCTTCTGCCCACCCAGGTCAGCCGCATAGGGTGCAGGGCGTCCAGCGCCCGGGCGAAGCGCGTCTCGGGGGTGGCGCGGGTCTCGAATTCGGCGGGCAGGACGTGGAACGCCTGAGCCTGATCGGGGGGCAGCAGGCCGGACAATGGCCGGGCGGCGTCGGCTGCCGCCTGCGCGGCCTGCTGATCGTCCGGCGCGGCGAAGTACAGGGCCCCAGCGTGGAGTTCCACGAGGTCATGCGCGAGCAGCAGGCGCGTCACGTATTCTGGGTCCGTGCCGGGCGGGGTAGATTCGCCCAGCGCCTGCGCCATCAGGGCCAAATGATCGGAGTGCTCAGCGCTGTTCTCCGCACGGAATGCGTCGTGCAGGTGCGGGCTGCTCACGGATGTGCTTGAGGCGGTCGCAGGTGAACAGGAAGGCAACTTGCTGCTGGAGCCGGTCGGAGGTGGTTATCTGCACCACAGGGCAGAAGGGCCTGTGCGGGCGCCAGGGGCTGCGCCGTCGTCGCGCTTCAGGCTGCGGCGCGGCCCAGGGGGTCAGAGGTCCAGTTCGCCTTCTTCTTCGCCCCACCAGTTCACGCGCCGGGCCCTGACGGTGATCATGGTCAGGCCGGGGGTGTCCAGGCCGTCTTTGAACCACTGCGTGAGGGATTCCTGCCAGTGGGGTTCCATGGTGGGCCGGTGGGTGGTGAGGGTCGCGTCGCCCTGCACGGCGATGAACAGGAAGGGCTTGTTCGACTGGAAGCCCAGTTGCACGTTCTTGTTCTGCTCGATGTCGCGCGCGGCGCGGCCGTCCGCCCAGGTGAAGAAGTGGCTGGTGCCGTCGTAGTCGACCTCGCCGTTGTTGCTCATGGGCCTTGAGGCGAGGTGTCCGTAGGCGGTGGTGGTGGTCAGGAGGCCGTAGTCGAGGCCGCGCATGAGGCGCGCGAGGTCTTTCAGAGTGCCGGGCATGGGCCGATCGTACGGGGCGCGCGGGACCAGAGGATGACGTGGGGTTCACCAGACGCTGGGGCAGCGTGCGGCGGGCCTTCACGTTGCCGCGGGCCAGGATTCACCGCTGATGGGGTCTCGTTCAGGGTCGGGCAGGGCGGCTATGCGCGCCTGGGCCCCTTGGGGGTCGGTGGTTTCGGGACGGCAGGTGTCCCAGTCGCGGCCGCCGGCGTACGCGCCGATCACGAGCAGATCTGCGCTGCTGCCGTCGTTGCGGTGGCCAGTGCCGGCCGGAAGGGTGAGGGCGTCCCCGGCGGTGACGGTGACCTGTGGGCCGCCCTCGCCGCCCAGAGTCAGGTGCGCCTGCCCGCGTGCGATGACCAGGACCTCGTGCGCGGTGGAGTGGTAGTGCGTGAAGGGGTAGATGCCGTTCTGCCAGGCGTTCGTCCAGCCGTTCGCGGCGAGGTGCGCCTGCATCTGGGCGGGTGTGCCGCTCAGCGCGGCGCGGTACAGCCGGGCGGGCTGGGGGTTGTTCGGGACGCGGCCGCGGGGCGGCAGGGGCAGGAGGTCGGGGGGCATGGCGCAGCGTACGTCGGGCGGGCCCCTCCCCCTTTCTGAATCCTTTCAGATAGCATGGGGCATGCGAACTCAGAAGCTGGGCGTGAGTGATCTGATGGTGCCGGTGGTCGCGGTGGGCTGCATGCGCATCGACGGGATGGAGCAGCAGGCGGCCGCGCGGCTGATCGGCACGGCGCTGGAACACGGCGCGAACTTCTTCGATCACGCCGACATCTACGGCGCCGGGCGCAGCGAGGAGGTCTTCGCGGACGCGGTGGGCATGAGTTCCAGCGTCCGCGAGGGCCTGATCCTTCAGTCCAAGTGCGGCATTCGCCCGGACGTTCACACCTTCGACTTCTCGCGCGAGCACATCCTGGCGTCCGTGGACGGCATCCTGAGGCGCCTGCGCACCGACTACCTGGACGTGCTGCTGCTGCACCGCCCGGACGCCCTGGTGGAACCCGAGGAGGTCGCCGCCGCCTTCGACCAGCTGGAGCAGGAGGGCAAGGTACGGCACTTCGGCGTGTCGAACCAGCACCCCCGACAGATCGAACTGCTGAAGCGGTACGTGCGTCAGCCCCTGGTGGCGAATCAGCTGCAGCTGAGCATCACGAACGCCACGATGATCACCAGCGGCCTGAACGTGAACATGGAGAATGCCGAGGCCGTGAACCGCGACGGGGGCGTGCTCGACTACTGCCGCCTGCACGACATCACCATCCAGCCGTGGTCACCGTTCCAGTTCGGGTTCTTCGAGGGTGTGTTCATCGGGCACGCGAAGTTCCCCGAGCTGAACGCGAAACTGGATGAACTGGCCGCGCGGTACGGCGTGAGCAGCACGACGATCGCCATGGCGTGGCTGCTGCGTCACCCGGCGCGGATGCAGCCCGTGACCGGCACGACCACACCCGAGCGCCTCGCGGACTGCCTGCGCGCGGCGGACGTCACCCTGACACGCGAGGAATGGTACGGCCTGCTCCTCGCGGCGGGCAACACCCTGCCCTGACCGGGAGCCGCCCGCTTATGCTGCGGGCATGATGACCAAAGGAAGGCTGGAGGCCTTCAGTGACGGCGTGCTGGCGATCATCATCACGATCATGGTGCTGGAACTGAAGGTCCCAGAGGGGCACGAGTGGTCGGACGTGACGCGGCTGTGGCCGAAGGCGCTGGCGTACGTGATCAGCTTCGTGTACGTCGGCATCTACTGGAACAACCACCATCACCTGATGCACACCGTGCAGCGCGTGACGGGCGGGGTGCTGTGGGCGAACCTGCACCTGCTGTTCTGGCTGTCCCTGTTCCCGTTCGTGTCCGGCTGGGCCGGAGAGTCGCATTTCGCGCCGCAAGCGATGACGCTCAGCGGGGCCGTGGCACTCATGGCCGCGCTGGCGTACACGGTGCTGGTCCGCACGATCATCCGCGTGGGCGAGGCGAACCACATGCTGGCCGACGCGGTCGGCCGGGACGTCAAGGGGAACGTGTCGCTGGTGGCGTACGTCGTGGCGATCCTCGCGCCCCTGGCGGGCCCGGTGGGCGTGTGGCTGTCCGGCGCAGCGCTGGTCGGCGTGGCACTGATGTGGCTCATCCCGGACCGCCGCATTGAACGCGTGCTGGACGGCGGACGTGGACGCGGCGAGTAGACTGCGCGCATGAGACGCAGGGTGTGGGTGGC from Deinococcus radiotolerans includes these protein-coding regions:
- a CDS encoding ATP-grasp domain-containing protein gives rise to the protein MAMRVVFPADYFQVRRPDEAFADQAAAFAARGWNVSALDEQGMFRPALLPGETVLYRGWMLDSAGYRAFVDAVEGAGARVLTSLDAYLAAHHLPRWAPLLADVTPKTMCFTDLSDLPEQLAALGWDGFFVKDFVKSLKTGPGSRITRPGQIGELLERMAQFRGQIEGGVCVRRVEELDPASEERFFVREGQTFRADGSAVPEVVRVVAGRVPSPFFSVDVARRADGACGWWKSGTGKCRTWWAGRPSSSWPSGMVGRADQRGRVPALEGFCMLC
- a CDS encoding HD domain-containing protein produces the protein MSSPHLHDAFRAENSAEHSDHLALMAQALGESTPPGTDPEYVTRLLLAHDLVELHAGALYFAAPDDQQAAQAAADAARPLSGLLPPDQAQAFHVLPAEFETRATPETRFARALDALHPMRLTWVGRSAAPRRNPT
- a CDS encoding pyridoxamine 5'-phosphate oxidase family protein, which encodes MPGTLKDLARLMRGLDYGLLTTTTAYGHLASRPMSNNGEVDYDGTSHFFTWADGRAARDIEQNKNVQLGFQSNKPFLFIAVQGDATLTTHRPTMEPHWQESLTQWFKDGLDTPGLTMITVRARRVNWWGEEEGELDL
- a CDS encoding cupin domain-containing protein, translated to MPPDLLPLPPRGRVPNNPQPARLYRAALSGTPAQMQAHLAANGWTNAWQNGIYPFTHYHSTAHEVLVIARGQAHLTLGGEGGPQVTVTAGDALTLPAGTGHRNDGSSADLLVIGAYAGGRDWDTCRPETTDPQGAQARIAALPDPERDPISGESWPAAT
- a CDS encoding aldo/keto reductase; the protein is MRTQKLGVSDLMVPVVAVGCMRIDGMEQQAAARLIGTALEHGANFFDHADIYGAGRSEEVFADAVGMSSSVREGLILQSKCGIRPDVHTFDFSREHILASVDGILRRLRTDYLDVLLLHRPDALVEPEEVAAAFDQLEQEGKVRHFGVSNQHPRQIELLKRYVRQPLVANQLQLSITNATMITSGLNVNMENAEAVNRDGGVLDYCRLHDITIQPWSPFQFGFFEGVFIGHAKFPELNAKLDELAARYGVSSTTIAMAWLLRHPARMQPVTGTTTPERLADCLRAADVTLTREEWYGLLLAAGNTLP
- a CDS encoding TMEM175 family protein — encoded protein: MMTKGRLEAFSDGVLAIIITIMVLELKVPEGHEWSDVTRLWPKALAYVISFVYVGIYWNNHHHLMHTVQRVTGGVLWANLHLLFWLSLFPFVSGWAGESHFAPQAMTLSGAVALMAALAYTVLVRTIIRVGEANHMLADAVGRDVKGNVSLVAYVVAILAPLAGPVGVWLSGAALVGVALMWLIPDRRIERVLDGGRGRGE